In Abditibacteriota bacterium, one genomic interval encodes:
- a CDS encoding aldo/keto reductase: protein MLYADFAGTKLSRLGFGTMRLPVKGGNDNEPDRELVNKMVAYAMKQGVNYYDTAWGYHGGNSETAITEALRPYDRDSYYLADKFPGYDLSNMPHAERIFEEQLRKCEREYFDFYLIHNVCELNIEQYLDPKYGIYDYFSRQKDLGRIRHLGFSVHGSLEVMERFLAKYGDRMEFCQIQLNWLDWHFQKAGAKVELCRSLGLPVWVMEPVRGGMLLRLSEEARKKQLALRPEESAAGWCFRFIQSVPEVCVTLSGMSDMAQVEENIDIFSEDKPLSGKERQTLFDIAGEMTGKKTLPCTACRYCVSHCPRELNIPDLLALYNEHTFSGGGFLAPMALMSYPKEKRPSACIGCKSCEAVCPQGLEIAKALADLAGKIRV from the coding sequence GGGTTTTGGTACCATGCGCCTGCCCGTGAAGGGAGGCAACGACAACGAGCCGGACAGAGAGCTGGTGAACAAAATGGTGGCCTACGCCATGAAACAGGGCGTCAACTACTACGACACCGCCTGGGGCTACCACGGCGGCAACTCCGAGACTGCCATCACCGAGGCTCTCCGGCCCTACGACAGGGACAGCTACTATCTGGCGGACAAATTCCCGGGCTACGACCTGTCGAACATGCCCCACGCTGAGCGGATATTCGAAGAGCAGCTCAGGAAGTGCGAGAGAGAATACTTTGACTTTTATCTGATACACAACGTGTGCGAGCTGAACATAGAGCAGTATCTGGACCCCAAATACGGCATATACGACTATTTCAGCCGCCAGAAGGACCTGGGCCGCATCAGGCATCTGGGCTTTTCGGTCCACGGCAGCCTGGAGGTCATGGAGCGATTTTTGGCCAAATACGGCGACCGGATGGAGTTTTGTCAGATCCAGCTCAACTGGCTGGACTGGCATTTCCAGAAGGCCGGGGCCAAGGTGGAGCTGTGCAGGAGCTTGGGCTTGCCTGTCTGGGTCATGGAGCCGGTGCGGGGCGGCATGCTGCTCAGACTGTCGGAGGAAGCCCGCAAAAAGCAGCTGGCGCTGAGGCCGGAGGAGTCCGCCGCGGGCTGGTGCTTCAGGTTCATCCAGTCGGTGCCGGAGGTGTGCGTCACACTGTCGGGCATGTCCGACATGGCCCAGGTGGAGGAAAATATAGATATATTCTCCGAGGACAAGCCTCTGTCCGGGAAAGAGCGGCAGACCCTCTTTGACATAGCGGGGGAGATGACGGGCAAAAAGACTCTGCCCTGCACTGCCTGCAGATACTGCGTGAGCCACTGCCCCCGGGAGCTGAATATCCCTGACCTGCTGGCCCTCTACAACGAGCACACCTTCAGCGGAGGAGGCTTTTTGGCTCCCATGGCTCTGATGAGCTATCCCAAGGAAAAGCGGCCCTCCGCCTGCATCGGCTGCAAATCCTGCGAGGCTGTGTGTCCTCAGGGACTGGAGATAGCCAAAGCGCTGGCAGACCTGGCGGGGAAGATCAGGGTGTAG